The Prunus persica cultivar Lovell chromosome G8, Prunus_persica_NCBIv2, whole genome shotgun sequence genome includes a region encoding these proteins:
- the LOC18767833 gene encoding basic form of pathogenesis-related protein 1 — MAFNTKLLLAICCVALVFTLVSANISQAEIDGFLEEHNKARKEVGNKPLKWNTTLAQYAQEYANKRVDDCAMEHSRGRWGENLTSGDGMTGAAGTKYWVTEKEFYDPKSNKCVKEECGHYLAVIWGKTTEVGCGISKCKDGKNYIVCSYDPMYQPEDERPY, encoded by the coding sequence atggcgTTCAACACGAAGCTTCTTTTGGCCATCTGCTGCGTCGCATTGGTCTTCACTCTTGTCTCTGCAAACATTTCCCAAGCAGAGATCGATGGCTTCCTCGAGGAGCACAACAAGGCTCGTAAAGAGGTTGGCAACAAACCCCTTAAGTGGAACACAACCTTGGCCCAGTATGCCCAAGAATATGCCAACAAAAGAGTTGACGACTGCGCAATGGAGCACTCAAGGGGGCGTTGGGGTGAGAACTTGACCTCGGGCGACGGCATGACTGGCGCAGCTGGCACCAAATATTGGGTCACCGAGAAAGAGTTTTATGACCCCAAGTCCAACAAATGTGTCAAAGAGGAATGTGGTCACTACCTTGCTGTGATCTGGGGCAAAACCACCGAGGTCGGATGTGGGATTTCAAAGTGCAAGGATGGAAAGAACTACATCGTTTGCAGCTACGATCCCATGTACCAGCCCGAGGACGAGCGTCCATACTAG
- the LOC18767993 gene encoding basic form of pathogenesis-related protein 1 encodes MAFNTKLLLAICCVALVFTLVSANISQAEIDGFLEEHNKARKEVGNKPLKWNTTLAQYAQEYANKRVDDCAMEHSRGRWGENLTSGDGMTGATGTKYWVTEKEFYDPKSNKCLKEECGHYLAVIWGKTTEVGCGISKCKDGKNYIVCSYDPMYQPEDERPY; translated from the coding sequence atggcgTTCAACACGAAGCTACTTTTGGCCATCTGCTGCGTCGCATTGGTCTTCACTCTTGTCTCTGCAAACATTTCCCAAGCAGAGATCGATGGCTTCCTCGAGGAGCACAACAAGGCTCGTAAAGAGGTCGGCAACAAACCCCTTAAGTGGAACACAACCTTGGCCCAGTATGCCCAAGAATATGCCAACAAAAGAGTTGATGACTGCGCTATGGAGCACTCAAGGGGGCGTTGGGGTGAGAACTTGACCTCAGGTGATGGCATGACCGGTGCAACTGGGACTAAATATTGGGTCACCGAGAAAGAGTTCTATGACCCCAAGTCCAACAAATGTCTCAAAGAGGAATGTGGTCACTACCTTGCTGTGATCTGGGGAAAAACCACCGAGGTCGGATGTGGCATTTCAAAGTGCAAGGATGGAAAGAACTACATCGTTTGCAGCTACGATCCCATGTACCAGCCCGAGGACGAGCGCCCATACTAG
- the LOC18766420 gene encoding basic form of pathogenesis-related protein 1, with the protein MAFNTKLLLAICCVALVFTLVFANISKEEIDGFVEEHNKARKEVGNKPLKWNTTLAQYAQEYADKRVGDCAMEHSMGRWGENLASGDGMSGAAATKYWVTEKEFYDEKSNKCVRDECGHYLAVVWGKTTEVGCGISKCNNGQNYVVCSYDPMYQPEDERPY; encoded by the coding sequence atggcgTTCAACACGAAGCTTCTTTTGGCCATTTGCTGCGTCGCCTTGGTCTTCACTCTTGTATTTGCAAACATTTCTAAAGAAGAGATCGATGGCTTCGTCGAGGAGCACAACAAGGCTCGTAAAGAGGTCGGCAACAAACCCCTCAAGTGGAATACGACCTTGGCCCAGTATGCCCAAGAATATGCGGATAAAAGAGTTGGCGACTGTGCCATGGAGCACTCGATGGGGCGTTGGGGTGAGAACTTGGCCTCCGGTGACGGCATGAGTGGCGCAGCGGCCACCAAGTATTGGGTCACTGAGAAGGAGTTCTATGACGAAAAGTCCAACAAATGCGTCAGAGACGAATGTGGTCACTACCTTGCTGTGGTATGGGGCAAAACCACCGAGGTCGGATGTGGCATTTCAAAGTGCAACAATGGACAGAACTATGTGGTTTGCAGCTACGATCCCATGTACCAGCCCGAGGACGAGCGCCCCTACTAG
- the LOC18766456 gene encoding basic form of pathogenesis-related protein 1 yields MAFNTKLLLAICCVALVFTLVFANISKEEIDGFVEEHNKARKEVGNKPLNWNTTLAQYAQEYADKRVGDCAMEHSMGRWGENLASGDGMSGAAATKYWVTEKEFYDEKSNKCVKDECGHYLAVVWGKTTEVGCGISKCNNGQNYVVCSYDPMYQPEDERPY; encoded by the coding sequence atggcgTTCAACACGAAGCTTCTTTTGGCCATTTGCTGCGTCGCATTGGTCTTCACTCTTGTCTTTGCAAACATTTCTAAAGAAGAGATCGATGGCTTCGTCGAGGAGCACAACAAGGCTCGTAAAGAGGTCGGCAACAAACCCCTCAATTGGAACACGACCTTGGCCCAGTATGCCCAAGAATATGCGGATAAAAGAGTTGGCGACTGCGCCATGGAGCACTCGATGGGGCGTTGGGGTGAGAACTTGGCCTCTGGTGACGGCATGAGCGGCGCAGCTGCCACCAAGTATTGGGTCACCGAGAAGGAGTTCTATGACGAAAAGTCCAACAAATGCGTCAAAGACGAATGTGGTCACTACCTTGCTGTGGTATGGGGCAAAACCACCGAGGTTGGATGTGGCATTTCAAAGTGCAACAATGGACAGAACTATGTGGTTTGCAGCTACGATCCCATGTACCAGCCCGAGGACGAGCGCCCCTACTAG
- the LOC18768975 gene encoding basic form of pathogenesis-related protein 1, whose protein sequence is MGAINKLLLGIFSIALILNTHASQARPNKEPHQDFIDEHNRARAEVGVGPIKWNDTVAAYAQKYADSKIETCEMVHSQGPYGENLAEGYGEMTGGQAVKFWVTEKPNYDYASNTCVGDVCGHYTQVVWRNSTHVGCARAMCKNGWMFVICSYYPPGNYIGERPY, encoded by the coding sequence ATGGGAGCTATCAATAAGCTTTTATTAGGCATATTCTCCATAGCCCTAATCTTAAACACCCATGCCTCTCAAGCCAGACCCAACAAAGAACCCCACCAGGACTTCATAGATGAACACAACAGAGCTCGAGCTGAGGTTGGTGTTGGTCCAATCAAATGGAACGACACTGTTGCAGCCTACGCCCAGAAGTATGCGGATTCGAAGATTGAGACGTGTGAAATGGTGCACTCACAGGGCCCATATGGTGAGAACTTGGCTGAAGGCTATGGAGAAATGACCGGCGGGCAGGCTGTGAAGTTTTGGGTGACTGAGAAGCCCAACTACGACTATGCCTCCAACACATGCGTTGGTGATGTCTGTGGTCACTACACTCAGGTGGTTTGGCGCAATTCGACTCATGTGGGTTGTGCTAGGGCTATGTGCAAGAATGGCTGGATGTTTGTGATTTGTAGTTATTATCCTCCTGGAAATTATATAGGAGAGCGTCCTTACTAG
- the LOC18767127 gene encoding pathogenesis-related leaf protein 4 — protein sequence MGFSNLSLYICSVALLLAARVSLARKVGYAPNPSNPHQDFVDEHNRARAAVGVGPIRWNDTVAAYAQNYANTRIRGCDMEHSGGPYGENLAEGYGEMTGAQAVKFWVTERPNYDYGSNKCVGDECGHYTQVVWRNSVHLGCARAKCDNNWVFVICSYDPPGNYEGERPY from the coding sequence ATGGGGTTTAGCAACCTTTCTCTATACATATGCTCCGTTGCATTACTCTTAGCCGCTCGAGTCTCCCTAGCCCGAAAAGTCGGTTATGCTCCGAACCCCTCAAACCCCCACCAAGACTTTGTCGACGAACACAACAGAGCTCGAGCAGCAGTCGGCGTCGGTCCAATCCGATGGAACGACACTGTAGCAGCCTACGCTCAGAACTATGCCAACACAAGAATCAGAGGGTGTGACATGGAGCACTCGGGAGGGCCTTACGGCGAAAACTTGGCGGAAGGCTATGGAGAAATGACGGGCGCTCAGGCCGTGAAGTTTTGGGTGACTGAGAGACCAAACTACGACTACGGCTCCAACAAATGTGTTGGGGATGAATGTGGGCATTATACTCAGGTGGTTTGGCGGAACTCGGTTCATCTTGGTTGTGCTAGGGCTAAGTGTGACaacaattgggtttttgtcaTTTGCAGCTACGATCCTCCTGGTAATTATGAGGGCGAGCGTCCCTACTAG